The nucleotide window AATCCCAGAAAAAGAGAAAATTGTGGGAGTTTTAGATGGATACGAAGCTGACATCATACTCAAACCTCTTCCAAAGGAAGAATCATGTAGAGAAACTCTCTACCCATTCACCAAAGAAGAGATAAAAGTTGGTGAAATCATAAGGTACCGTCCTCTGGGCTGTCCAATTATCCATTTCGCCAGAGTTCTGGATGAAAATCACGGTTTGATCACGGTCCACATGGTTGGTCCCTGCCACCGCCTGGACTCAGAGGTTGAATTTGACTTTAAAGATGTGGGAGTATGTATGGTAGGAGGTTTCGAGGGAATTATTGAGGGTGAACTACCACGGGTTGGTGAAACAGTCCGGTTTTTACCCTATCACTGTATGATGCAGAAAGTTCACTCCGGTGTAGTGGTCCAACTGGAAGGTAGAAGAGCAATCATCGAAGGAATTGACCTTAAAGTATGGGCACCTCCAGTTAAGGGATAAACCCTTTACTTGAGAGGTAATTTTCTAATCAAGGATAATTTCCGTAACTAAATCATTATCAATCCTCCGATAAATAAATCATTATCAATTAGTAATGGTAAACCATTATCAAGGAAAGATGGATAACTATTATCAAATTAAATGGTTAAATCATTATCAAACAGTAAATCGAATAGATCTTGATCAAATCATGTATGCGCGGTAAATCTCAAATTTTAACCTACCACAACTTTAAACTTTCTTTCTTTATTTTATTGATATCATGAACCATACCCAACAGGAATCCTATCAAAAACAGGAATGTGTGGAATATTCCGACGGAAAAAGCAGCTACCGGTTAATACCTGTTAACACGGGTTATATCAAGCCTGGAGAATCCTACGATGTTATAATCGACCCGGCAGTGAATCTTCTGGAAGATGGAGATTTTTTAGTAATCTCTGAAACCCCTTTAGCCGTATCCCAGGGGAGACTGGTGGATGAAGCTGAATTTAAACCATCAATCAGCGCATACTTCCTAGCGGACATATGGTCCAAATATTTATGGGGATACATCCTGGGCCCCTTATTGGGCATTAAAAAAAGAACCATTGAAAATCTTCGAAAACTTCCCCCAGAGGCTCGTTCTCATAAAGAAGTCATATTACATTATTATGGTTGGAAACACGCATTGAAACCAGCTTCTGAAGCAGGAGTTGATCTGAGCAACGCACCAGGAACTTGTGTTTCATTGTTACCAGATGATCCGCAGGGCCTTTCAGAGGAAATTAAAAGGAAAATTAAGCATATATCTGGTAAAAATGTAACGGTTATGGTCATTGACACAGATGCAACTTACAAAATTGGAAAAACAAAATTCACATCTCTTCCAGTTTCCATAAAAGGTGTCCGCAATAATTGGGGAGTTTTTGGATATTTATTGGGACGACTGGGACAGATAATAGGTCCCACACCATTAGGTGTTTCCAAAGTGCATAACATTGATGAAATTTTTCAAATAGCCATAGCAGCGGAAGAATACCAGGAAATACATGCAAATAATATGGAAACAGTTTATGATATGCAAAAACTACTTGAAGGAGATGTCAACAACATAACCCTAGACATGCTTGATTCAATAACTCACACACCCGCAGTGATAGTCCGAAAAGCGTGATAAATAGATTGAAATCTTATATTAAAGAGTGATCCTCCTGATTTTTAGTTTTAAGAATGTGCCATTAAAAAAATATAAATACTATCTGGCTCAATATAGATAGTTAACCCAAGATATTTTTAACACCCATATATTAGCTCTATTTCAAAGAACACACTATCAAAACGTGGTTTTTGTTAATAACCCAAAGGGGTCTTTTATAGGGGCGGAGAGAGTCATTTTAGCTTTTCAGATTTAAGCAGCTAATTCACACCAAGGCGGGTGATATTTTAGCATGGCTTGGTTTGACCTATCCATTTTATGGTTGATTTCTTTCTCTCCCGTGAGGAGATTAAATGCTTAAAAGTAATGATCCTGAAATACAAGAGCTGCTAAAAATGTCAAAACATGAAGGAGGAAACGAGATGCTTGCAGATCCTAACGTGCAGGAGATTCTCATTGATGTTACTAAAGATGATGAGAATAGCATCCCCATTATTCAATGTTTATTGAATGGAAAAACAACTGATGAGGAAATTGCAGAGGAAACTGAAATTCGACTTAACATTGTAAGAAGAATATTATACAAACTATACGATGCAGGTGTGGCCAGTTATAAGAGAAGTAAGGATCCTGAAACTCAATGGTATACCTACAGCTGGAAATTTGAAGAAGAGAAGATCGCAGAGATCATATCAGAGAAATTTGATAAAATCTCCCGTGAAATTCATCAATCTCTGGAATATGAAGAAGATAACATGTTTTTTGTATGTCCCAATGGGTGCAGATACAACTTTGAAGAAGCTTCTGAAAGAAACTTCATATGCCCTGACTGCAACACCAACATGGAATTCCAGGATAACTCCTCAATAATAACCGAACTAAAGGAATTAAAGGAAAAAATGAGTTAAATCTTTTTCCTATTATTCCATTCCTAAGGTTTAAAACCAAAAACTATTTTCAGGGTCACAGATTTTTTTAAAGAATACACAATTTCTCAGTAGTACAGATTTAATCTTAAATACATTTATTCCTATTCAAATTAAAACACATAAAATTAAAAATCCAACTTAAATATACACTTTAAGTTAAGATAACTTAAACATGGACTTAGATTGAGATAATTAAGATTAATTCAAACTTATGATTGGGATAACTTAAAGATAATTTAATACATTAAGATTAGGGATAATGATTTTTTATCGCATATAATAATTTTATTCCACCAATAATGGGTGAATACTTGATTTTAAATGAATACACATCTTCCAATATTCTAGAAGAATTCAACTGTCCTTTCTTTGTCATTGAACACTCTCAGGCAGTCCTTTCAAAGACAATCAAACTGGTAACTGATTTTGAATTGGATGTGGACCTGGATCTGGTTAAAACAGGAGCTATTCTCCATGATGTGGGTCGTTCCAGGACTAATGGAATCGATCATGCCATTGTTGGGGCAGAAATCCTCAAAAGCAGAGGATTCCCCCTGGAAGTGGTTAACATTGTGGAAAGGCATATTGGGGCAGGAATTAGTAAAAAAGAAGCATTAAATTTAGGATTACCTCCTAACGATTACATTCCCATTACCATGGAGGAAAAAGTCGTGGCGCATGCTGACAACCTTATTCACGGTACTAAAGAGGTTGATTTAGATTTTGTAATAAAAAAATGGAGAAAAAACCTGGGAGAAAACCATCCATCCATACCCAAAATCATAAAATTACACTCTGAACTTACCGGACAAGTTCCAATCATCAAAATCTAGAAAAACATCCACTACTAATTAATTTTACTTTTAAGTGATATTAACAGATTATTAACTTATTATGTCATGAGAATAGTTGATTAATTAACCTATTATAGTTATATTCATGCATATGGTGTTTTTATTCGATGTATTGGGTTTGTTATTTTAGTTTCATTTTATTAGTTTCATTTTAAGTATATTTTAACTGAATTAATGTAGAGTCTGGAAAATAATAGATTATAATTGCTTATAAGATGAGTATTATTATAATCCAGATATAAGAACTGATATATGAGAACATGACTTAAGTTGATGATCGCTTTGAATCTTAAAAAATATAAAATTCTAATAACATATTATTGGGTGGTAATTTGGATAAAAAAAGAATTGTGGTGTTTATTGGACCTTCACTCCCTTTAAAAGAGGCTCAAAAAATTTTAGATGCCGAGTATCATTCCCCAGTGGCCAGAGATGATATTGCCACTCTTTTAAAAGACCCTCCAGATATCATTGGGATAATTGATGGTGTTTTCTACCAGCAACCTGCTGTTTCCCACAGGGAAATACTAAAAGCTCTGGAAGCTGGGATCACAGTAGTGGGTGGATCCAGTATGGGGGCTCTTAGATCAGCCGAACTGGACTACGCTGGCATGATCGGAATCGGAACTGTTTACCAGAAGTATCGAGATGGATTAATAGAATCAGATGATGACGTGGCCATTGTTTTTAATCCAGTGACTCATGAATTACTGAGTGATGCTCTGGTGAGCATGAATCACAACTTCGAGATGGCAGAAAAAGAGGGTGTAATAACTTCCAGTGATGTTGAAACCCTGTATCAAACTGCTAAAAATATTTACTATCCTCAAAGAACCTATCCTCGTGTTTTAAAGGATTCTGGTCTGGGAGAAGATAAGATTAAAAAACTTGAGGATTTTTTAGACAAAAAACAAATCGATGTTAAGGCAGAAGATGCCCGAAAAGTGTTAGAGTACATTAAAAACATGGTTTGAGGCTCTTTAAAATGTTTTCAACATTTATTGGAATCAATTGAATATTTGGAAATTAATTGAATACGTTTGATAATTGTGATTAGTATAATACTGGAAATATCAGCAATCAACGTGGTACTTTATGGATATCAAAGGAAAAATGGATAAATTAAGGGATTATCTTCATGGAAAAAAGGTGATCATTGCATTTTCTGGTGGAGCAGACAGCACACTACTAGCATGGATTGCAAAGGAAGAGGCCAGTGATGCACTGGCAGTTACCGTGGATAATGGGGCTATGCCTGCAGAATGTGTCCAGAATGCAGAGCAGATCGCCCAGATGATAGGGATTAAACATAGGGTTGTTGGTGAAAACTTTCTGGAAGATCCTGCATTTCAAATAAACCCCCCTAACAGGTGTTACGTTTGTAAGCTGAAAATGCACCAACTACTGGAGAAAATAGCAAAGGAAGAACAGTATGATGCTGTGGTTGATGGAACCAACATCAGTGATCTGATGGAGGACCGTCCAGGAATAATGGTTAACATAGAAAAAAACGTTAAAACACCATTGGTAACATCCGGATTTACATCAGATGATGTGAGAAAAGTTTTAAAACAGGAAAATATTGAGTATACCCCCTCAACTACCTGTCTTGCCACCAGAATTCCCACCGGGAAAAAAATCACTTCCCAAAAAATAAACCGTATTGATTATGCTGAAACTCTCATCAAAAACCTCACAAGTCTTGAAATAGTCAGGGTAAGGGATGATGATGGAATGGCACGTATAGAAGTGAAAGATGTGGATAAACTTATTGACAGAGGTTTACTGCATCACTTGGATTTAGAACTCAAGGCAGTGGGTTTTAGAAGAGTAACTTTAGATATCAGTGGGCAGGATGATTCAAAAGATCAAATTATGGTCTATAAACCTTGTAAAGGTGATAAAAATAAGATAATGTTCGAAACAGAACTTCCCTACTCTTTAAACATCTCCAAAACCTGCCACGAACTGGAAGCCCTTGGAAAGGTTAAATGCTCCACGGAAATGGGCATAGCCATGCTAGAGATGGATAATACCAACATCACCATATTTGCCAAGGGAAAAATCGTCGCACGTAAAGTTAAAGACCCGGAAGATGCTCAAGAGTTGTTGCTTAAAATTCTACCCTGTCTGCGCAGAAATATAAATTTGAATAATGTTTAATTTAAAAATTATAATAAAAGTTGATGGCTGATAAAAATAAGTTTTAAATAGCTATTTTGTATATGAACCTTATTGTAAACATTTTAATATGAGAGTGGTGTAAAAAGGGAATAATCCCTTGAGATTCCTCTTTATTAAATTTCACGATGTACGTTCTCTTTAACTTTACGCCGGAATGCAGTGAGTTTTTTGAAAAAACCTCTGCTATCATTTCCAGAGAGAACAATAATATCTCCTTCTACTTCCAGTACTTCGCCATCCGCTTCTATGTTCTCTATCTCAACCATGATCTCGGATGCATCTTCCAGAATGTCATTGGCGGTGTAAGAATAATCTATAACCATTTTTTCGTGGGGATGAACCTCTTGTAAGGCCCTTTTAATGGTTAATTCCATTATCTGGAAGAAAGTTTCCAGCTGAGGGGCCCCTTCCCACCACATGGTGGCCATAATGAATCTAAGATTGATGTCCTGCAGGGAGACTTCTCCCCCTTTCTTACCAACGATACGGATAATTTCAGGATCAGCTTTTACTTTAATAATTGGTTTTGGTATGGGAGTTGTTTCTGACATTTTAATCTTCAATAGTGTTTGTTTAAGTGTTTAGGTATTTATTAAATAAATAAAAAGATACAATAAAAAAATTAATTAAAAATCATTTACGAATAATTAATTAACTATTTTTAATCAAGGAGCGATTTGATGAGGTCACCTGCTCTTATCAGTCCAACTAGTTCCCCTTCCACATCAATAACCGGCATCTGTTCAATGTTTCTCTGCCTCATTTTATTGGCACAATCTTTGACCGGGGTTTTTGTGGTAACTATGGCCAGGTCACTGGTAGCTACGTCCCTTACTTCTTTGTCAGAGAATTGTAAATGGTTTTTAAAAACATAGAGTACGTTTGTACTATCCCATGACCATTTATCTCCCTCTGTGCCGACAGAAGTGTTGTGAACTGTTTGTTCAGATACCACTTCACTTTCTTCCAGGAAATCGGTTTCAGTTAATATTCCTGATGGTTTTCCTTCATTATTAAGTGCTAAGAGAACCTTAAGGTTGAAATAGCGCATTATGGAGAAAGCAACATTGAGTGGAGTTCTCTCCCAAGTGGTAGGTACATTGAGGAGTATGTAATTTTCAGCGGGGTCATTAAGATCCATTTTCCATAGTGCTTTGTTAACCAGGTCTGATGCAGTGACTAAACCTACTAACTCTTCACTGTCCACAACTGGAACTCTTCTAATGTTATTTTCAACCATTTTTCTGGCTGCATCTTTTATATTGTCATCAGGAGCTACAGTTATCAAATCCCTGGTCATTATAAGGGCAATTTGTTCTTCATCAGGGTTTTCAACCAGATCAGTTCTGGTGAGTATGCCTAACAGTGTTTTAGTGCCTTTTTTTACTACAGGTAAACCTGATACATTGTTTTTTCTCATGAGTTCCAGAGCGTTAGCTCGGTTCCCTGGTACTTGGATGTAGTGTATTTCCTCTGACATTATGTCCTTTA belongs to uncultured Methanobacterium sp. and includes:
- a CDS encoding (Fe-S)-binding protein, producing MSKVPVDIAQKNKILMLLPGYNCGICGYARCDEFAGALIRKRAPLEKCRFMYQEMFQDDLAKLQEILKETKIIPEKEKIVGVLDGYEADIILKPLPKEESCRETLYPFTKEEIKVGEIIRYRPLGCPIIHFARVLDENHGLITVHMVGPCHRLDSEVEFDFKDVGVCMVGGFEGIIEGELPRVGETVRFLPYHCMMQKVHSGVVVQLEGRRAIIEGIDLKVWAPPVKG
- a CDS encoding coenzyme F420-0:L-glutamate ligase, coding for MNHTQQESYQKQECVEYSDGKSSYRLIPVNTGYIKPGESYDVIIDPAVNLLEDGDFLVISETPLAVSQGRLVDEAEFKPSISAYFLADIWSKYLWGYILGPLLGIKKRTIENLRKLPPEARSHKEVILHYYGWKHALKPASEAGVDLSNAPGTCVSLLPDDPQGLSEEIKRKIKHISGKNVTVMVIDTDATYKIGKTKFTSLPVSIKGVRNNWGVFGYLLGRLGQIIGPTPLGVSKVHNIDEIFQIAIAAEEYQEIHANNMETVYDMQKLLEGDVNNITLDMLDSITHTPAVIVRKA
- the tfe gene encoding transcription factor E — its product is MLADPNVQEILIDVTKDDENSIPIIQCLLNGKTTDEEIAEETEIRLNIVRRILYKLYDAGVASYKRSKDPETQWYTYSWKFEEEKIAEIISEKFDKISREIHQSLEYEEDNMFFVCPNGCRYNFEEASERNFICPDCNTNMEFQDNSSIITELKELKEKMS
- a CDS encoding TIGR00295 family protein, translated to MGEYLILNEYTSSNILEEFNCPFFVIEHSQAVLSKTIKLVTDFELDVDLDLVKTGAILHDVGRSRTNGIDHAIVGAEILKSRGFPLEVVNIVERHIGAGISKKEALNLGLPPNDYIPITMEEKVVAHADNLIHGTKEVDLDFVIKKWRKNLGENHPSIPKIIKLHSELTGQVPIIKI
- a CDS encoding TfuA-related McrA-glycine thioamidation protein, with the protein product MDKKRIVVFIGPSLPLKEAQKILDAEYHSPVARDDIATLLKDPPDIIGIIDGVFYQQPAVSHREILKALEAGITVVGGSSMGALRSAELDYAGMIGIGTVYQKYRDGLIESDDDVAIVFNPVTHELLSDALVSMNHNFEMAEKEGVITSSDVETLYQTAKNIYYPQRTYPRVLKDSGLGEDKIKKLEDFLDKKQIDVKAEDARKVLEYIKNMV
- the larE gene encoding ATP-dependent sacrificial sulfur transferase LarE, translated to MDIKGKMDKLRDYLHGKKVIIAFSGGADSTLLAWIAKEEASDALAVTVDNGAMPAECVQNAEQIAQMIGIKHRVVGENFLEDPAFQINPPNRCYVCKLKMHQLLEKIAKEEQYDAVVDGTNISDLMEDRPGIMVNIEKNVKTPLVTSGFTSDDVRKVLKQENIEYTPSTTCLATRIPTGKKITSQKINRIDYAETLIKNLTSLEIVRVRDDDGMARIEVKDVDKLIDRGLLHHLDLELKAVGFRRVTLDISGQDDSKDQIMVYKPCKGDKNKIMFETELPYSLNISKTCHELEALGKVKCSTEMGIAMLEMDNTNITIFAKGKIVARKVKDPEDAQELLLKILPCLRRNINLNNV
- a CDS encoding CBS domain-containing protein gives rise to the protein MQIKDIMSEEIHYIQVPGNRANALELMRKNNVSGLPVVKKGTKTLLGILTRTDLVENPDEEQIALIMTRDLITVAPDDNIKDAARKMVENNIRRVPVVDSEELVGLVTASDLVNKALWKMDLNDPAENYILLNVPTTWERTPLNVAFSIMRYFNLKVLLALNNEGKPSGILTETDFLEESEVVSEQTVHNTSVGTEGDKWSWDSTNVLYVFKNHLQFSDKEVRDVATSDLAIVTTKTPVKDCANKMRQRNIEQMPVIDVEGELVGLIRAGDLIKSLLD